One Xiphias gladius isolate SHS-SW01 ecotype Sanya breed wild chromosome 13, ASM1685928v1, whole genome shotgun sequence genomic window carries:
- the LOC120798059 gene encoding protein unc-80 homolog — translation MVKRKSLDENEPECGKGIPFPIQTFLWRQTSAFLRPKLGKQYEASCVSFERVLVENKLHGLSPALSEAIQSISRWELVQAALPHVLHCTSILLSNRNKLGHQDKLGVAETKLLHTLHWMLLEAAQECNHEPSLGHGWSGGSSSSAFLQPVGNQGSSPGAPGSCSGSALGGSGPQHSGSLLEEDEHARTKLFHKSMATVELFVFLFAPLIHRIKESDLTFRLASGLVIWQPMWEHRQPDIPAFTALIKPVRNIVTAKRNSPVNNQCSPCGSGNPGPMGFQVVCETAQSDSSSPTAGEQSCRRGNSVEKGGPSQQPPLVKGPSKKK, via the exons ATGGTGAAGAGGAAAAGCCTGGACGAGAACGAGCCGGAGTGCGGGAAGGGGATACCGTTCCCCATCCAGACCTTCCTATGGAGGCAAACCAG tgcatttcTGCGTCCGAAGTTGGGAAAACAGTATGAGGCTTCCTGTGTG TCCTTTGAGCGGGTGCTGGTGGAGAATAAGCTCCACGGGCTGTCGCCAGCCCTGTCAGAGGCCATCCAGAGCATCTCCCGCTGGGAGCTTGTCCAGGCGGCTCTGCCTCATGTACTCCACTGCACGTCCATCCTGCTGTCTAACAGGAACAAGCTGG GCCACCAGGACAAGCTGGGCGTGGCCGAGACCAAGCTGCTCCACACGCTGCACTGGATGCTGCTGGAGGCCGCCCAGGAGTGCAACCACGAGCCCAGCCTGGGCCACGGCTGGTCcgggggcagcagcagcagcgcctTCCTTCAGCCTGTGGGAAACCAGGGCTCGTCGCCCGGGGCTCCCGGCTCCTGCTCCGGCTCGGCCCTAGGGGGGTCAGGGCCCCAGCACAGCGGTTccctgctggaggaggatgagcACGCTCGTACCAAGCTGTTCCACAAGAGCATGGCCACCGTGGAGctgtttgtgttcctgtttgCTCCGCTTATTCATCGGATAAAG gagtcGGACCTGACCTTTCGGTTGGCCAGCGGCCTGGTAATATGGCAGCCAATGTGGGAGCACCGCCAGCCTGACATCCCTGCCTTTACTGCACTAATCAAACCTGTGAGAAACATTGTGACAG CTAAGAGGAACTCCCCAGTCAACAACCAGTGCAGCCCCTGTGGATCTGGCAACCCGGGTCCCATG GGCTTCCAGGTGGTTTGCGAAACCGCCCAATCAGATTCCTCCTCCCCTACGGCTGGAGAGCAGAGCTGTCGTCGTGGTAACTCGGTCGAGAAAGGTGGCCCCTCGCAACAACCCCCGCTGGTCAAAGGCCCTTCCAAGAAGAAGTGA
- the LOC120798058 gene encoding microtubule-associated protein tau-like — translation MADGRQPDEHWASNGQENGENGYSAYSSGYRENGYHGGAAAHPGTTVDDSANLPPSPPPSPSAEQIGPVAQEDKVEVQSHQQDEEEAPEGPNSHQEEVTYEQPGGLLLEQTDYLTEPQALGFQQAQRPEVLNGGSHQGEHSPSQKVVESHQPLSVAHQSRERTTERAYRSPEKRSSLPRPAKSLTRHIPAAEQEDSTPSRPTCTDSARSRSVRSGASTPGSSAVTPGTPPSYSCRTPGSRTPGSHTPKSFSVLQEKKVAVIRTPPKSPSSTQRQLKVLNQPLPDLKNVKSKIGSTSNLKHQPKGGQVMIPSVKLDFSHVQSKCGSLDKIQHAAGGGNIQIQTKKIDLSHITSKCGSMSNIHYKPGGGNVRIENVKLDFKDKAHAKVGSLDNTSHIPGGGNVMIESHKLTFRETAKARVDHGAEIVVTHSPGVETGGTSPHLSSAGSINLLESPQLSTLAQDVTAALAKQGL, via the exons TGGATGACTCAGCCAATTtgcctccctcccctcccccctctccatCCGCTGAGCAGATTGGGCCCGTGGCACaag AAGATAAAGTAGAGGTTCAGAGTCACCagcaggatgaggaggaggctCCAGAAGGGCCCAACAGTCACCAAGAGGAAGTGACATATGAGCAGCCAGGAGGCTTGCTCTTAGAGCAGACAGATTATTTAACAGAGCCACAGGCTTTGGGCTTCCAGCAAGCCCAGAGACCTGAGGTCCTCAATGGAGGAAGTCATCAAGGTGAACACAGCCCATCACaaaaag TTGTGGAGAGCCACCAGCCCCTCAGCGTGGCCCACCAGTCCAGGGAGAGGACCACT GAGAGAGCATACCGCAGCCCAGAGAAGAGGTCATCCCTCCCCAGGCCGGCCAAATCTCTGACACGCCACATCCCTGCTGCTGAGCAAGAAGACAGCACCCCCTCCAGGCCAACCT GTACAGACTCGGCACGTTCTCGATCAGTCCGTAGCGGCGCCTCCACCCCTGGCTCCTCCGCCGTCACGCCTGGAACACCCCCCAGCTACTCCTGCCGCACCCCGGGCTCGCGCACCCCCGGCAGCCATACGCCCAAGTCCTTCAGCGTCCTCCAGGAGAAGAAGGTGGCGGTGATCCGAACCCCGCCGAAGTCGCCGTCCTCCACCCAGCGGCAGCTGAAGGTTCTCAATCAGCCCCTGCCGGACCTGAAGAATGTAAAGTCCAAGATTGGGTCCACCTCCAACCTCAAACATCAGCCGAAAGGCGGACAG GTCATGATTCCAAGTGTTAAACTGGACTTTAGCCACGTTCAGTCTAAATGTGGCTCCCTGGACAAAATCCAGCACGCAGCAGGCGGGGGAAAC ATCCAAATCCAGACCAAGAAGATCGACTTGAGCCACATCACCTCCAAATGTGGCTCTATGTCCAACATCCACTACAAGCCAG GGGGAGGTAATGTGCGTATCGAGAATGTGAAGCTGGACTTTAAAGACAAGGCCCATGCCAAGGTCGGCTCCCTGGACAACACTAGCCACATTCCTGGAGGGGGGAATGTTATG ATTGAGAGCCACAAGCTGACCTTCCGGGAAACAGCCAAAGCTCGAGTGGACCACGGCGCAGAAATCGTCGTCACCCACTCCCCCGGCGTCGAGACGGGGGGCACTTCCCCTCACCTGTCCTCCGCCGGCAGCATCAACCTCCTGGAGTCCCCGCAGCTCTCCACGCTGGCCCAGGACGTCACCGCTGCCCTGGCCAAGCAGGGCTTATGA